In one window of Chiloscyllium punctatum isolate Juve2018m chromosome 11, sChiPun1.3, whole genome shotgun sequence DNA:
- the nenf gene encoding neudesin: protein MSFPAVRRCACVVLISLLGLNVLFGEKITFKGSPPQTAVRLFTDTELAKYNGEEKDQPIYMAIKGVVFDVTSGKEFYGKGAPYNILVGKDSTRAVAKMSLEPGDLTHDTTGLTEEELNSLDDLFNDLYKAKYPIVGYTARRILNEDGSPNKDFKPEDQPHFSIKDEF, encoded by the exons ATGTCGTTTCCTGCAGTTAGACGCTGTGCCTGTGTTGTTCTCATTAGTCTGCTCGGTTTAAATGTGTTGTTTGGAGAAAAAATCACATTTAAAGGTTCACCTCCGCAGACAGCTGTCCGCCTGTTTACCGACACGGAATTGGCCAAATACAATGGAGAGGAG AAAGATCAACCCATCTACATGGCAATTAAGGGAGTCGTGTTTGATGTGACTTCAGGGAAAG AATTTTATGGAAAAGGTGCCCCGTACAATATATTGGTGGGGAAAGACTCCACTCGAGCTGTGGCAAAAATGTCCTTGGAACCTGGAGACCTGACACACGACACG ACTGGACTCACTGAAGAGGAACTGAATTCCCTTGATGATTTATTCAATGACTTATACAAGGCCAAATATCCTATTGTTGGCTATACAGCACGTCGAATTCTTAATGAAGATGGCAGCCCCAACAAAGATTTTAAACCTGAAGATCAGCCTCACTTTAGCATTAAAGATGAATTTTGA